In Silene latifolia isolate original U9 population chromosome 6, ASM4854445v1, whole genome shotgun sequence, the genomic window cgtcctgctgcctttcaacatttcttgtttccccgcgaagttcgattaagtctcaggtatggtctctccttatggctggcgagcttccttacgtagtctaatggactttaaacgaccctccccgatagtcgacagactttaaaatgttcccgacgacaggtccttggttcagaccccttgagccgcctcgcgtcgccatagtcgtcaggttgtaatcttcgattgacctgatggctatactttgactttcgccttgtccaagcctcagtcaaagtgggggctcagagacacctcgtttcgcaccctcgcaaaccacccggtgatgattgggccgcatgtttgattcgcggaacgattttgtgtgattcgtaagattatcgtcaagtgattgctcaaatattaatgtcgacctcttagttgtcatctacgtcccgatacggtcgttttggcaataattagagtacattcggagtccgggtcaaaaaccgtctccatttttcgataatcgttaaatcccgagtcggaatgttcggaatgttccggatatttctattccatatttcacaaattttatcttttggcaaataatatcccgcaaTATTCATAATAAAAATTAAGGAagatcggattatttccgtcctaccataactcaaacacggaaatctttcttcagcaggaggaaacctcacgggaatagacgcagccagtctgcgcctcttccaagagacgcagtggctgctgcgcgcctcttcccagtgcccttctctcgcatgatttacgtatctttttcatatctttccaagattcacttccaaagagtctccgaaaccctaaaccttcacgtgattagtataaataggagccttcgttcctcatatttctcacgcgagtgtccgcccttctcttctccctttgcattctagacttcgttcttactaattggcgcctacgtgcttgaacattcgaccacgtaagctcggatccttccgggtaccagcctctccgttgcatgactgaccaatttgaccaactacactcaatcaatctaaattaatcgatcgttttcctcttatgggggcactctctttgcattcgcgtcgagcatcactagttGATTTTCTTAGTctttctcgttccgtcaacatgtaagtctgagggtgtaatctctcttttatctattgtattttaattattatataatccattgtaaggtttatgtcgaaaataccattaaaaccgatttctaaaaccatgctttaaagaaaccttttttacggatttccagtagataaccatcgagaaaggacgcagcaactgctgcgcctcttcgaaggagcgcagtccctgctgcgcctcttcgtgaggctgccgcagttcctgcttcttttcttcttcttcgtcctctgtaaatttcgTTATTGTTCTTATTTGTTTTGCTTCGTTTCTCTTTAATTCATTCACATAATGAtcattaataattcacatgtatattatttatcatcattaacatatttaattcatcattaatccgacttaaatcccaaataatcaatatttgcgggttttcgtcattaaattcaaactcGGGTTTTGGAGGttcaattcattcatattgagtctctggaattcgtcattgatacatTCTaatctgtttattatcatattcattgttaattcgtcatcaattcatcatgtttagtctaattaatttgtttagataGCTTGACTCATTAATATCATTCATTCACGTaaataatccgtttaattccgtcttatccatgttttactgtttttatgactttaatcacatgtaaataatcctattaatcactttcatccgagtacatatcacaatcaatccttaaaattaacaattgacattaacgatttgcagttccggcttcacagccagaactcacccttgaaatgacgcaaagaatcgccgcgcctcttccagcaGGGCGATCTCTGCTGCGCTGTTCAGGATGATTTTGTCCCCGAAACTTCGttttacgccttgacctagtttgtttagtctacgtattaatcaactaatatccgtaatatcgctaatttctgttcgtttatttaattaatttcgttcttttattcttttatttctttttatcaaattatccgttttaaaggtattttcgacataaatcgcctaatccaatgtaattattgtaattttcattattgtaatttatcgttattgtatttcttttattgtttgtatgttttcacatgtaaatcaatattaactccaacttcgacattaattgtatgctaattaattgttcaccgacttagtcttattctcacatgttaggattaaaacttggatgttgcattgcatgcatacaatcgacgatatatcaagtatagatgacttccctaatcattagtagaggccgctatcgaggcgggcgggattaggtgttcgatcaaaagagcttcctaatacgtaccctcaccccttactccagatctccgtgagcacccgtgttcattggcatccacgagagtcattctagacatagaatgctaagggtaacgattgcttagtgttcatgtcactactttatgtcttgacatgacatgaggtattcgaacggttccaattttccataaaaattggtggcgactccatacaaaatgcaaacgcttgttttcgctcctcaccaagcgcccccgtgggcggcccgctgtccacaatggGAAACCGGGGTCCATAGCTTTACAAACACCGATGGAGGAGGACTTGACTGACCTTAGGAATGGAGTACCCTTTCCTCTGATTCAGAGTTCTGTGAGTTGCTCTCGGTCTCATATTTATGTGGATGCGGCGTGGTCTAAGGAGTTTGCTGCTGGGTTTGGCGGATGCATCCTTTTTGATAATGATATTGTTTCTGAATTCTGTATCAAAGGAATGGCGGAGAATGCTGAACAAGCGGAAGCTTTGGCAATTAGGGAAGCCTTAAAGTGGGCGCTCTCGCGCAACATCCTCCATATTAACATTTTCTCTGATTGTCTACAGGTTCTTGCCCAAGTCCTACGGTTCTCTCAACTCAAACATTGGACAAGGAACACTATTGACGATATAACCGATCTAGCGGCAAACtttcattgtatttcttttgctTATGTTCCTAGAATTTGTAATAAAGCCGCTCATAGGATAGCTAAGCGTGCTATTAATATGTAGGTCTCGTTAAcccgattgtcaaaaaaaaaaaaaaaaaaaaaatgttttcctTGTCCTCTTATACAGCCATCTCGTAACTCCAAATATTCACTAATGACCACCACTACTTTACTTTGTACCAGACGGTAACTCATTTTTTACTAGTAACTTCAATAAAATCAAAAATGTTAGAAGAGTGGCGTTTTGGTATACTGAAGTTATCGAACCTAGCTCATTCCGATCTTAACTCTTGCAAATCCAAACTTGAACCGACCAGAATTATCTAACCTGCAGGCTGCACCTATCTTAATTGGCCCGTTTGCCAGGTTTAGGTGTACTCCAAGACACCAGAATTATCTAACCTGCACCGGATTTGAACTAGGCGTTTGGCCCAAATTAAGGAATATTTTTCCTTATAAATTTTGTTTAGTTAGCGTTAATTTTATATATAATTCCTTACAAATTCATGCTTTATATATTTATTGTGATTTAAAAGCGATCTTTACGTAACATAAGTCATATCTACTAGACATGATTAAGCATTATAATGTGTCAATGGTTGTCTTTATTCTATTTTTGTAAAATAATTTATACGCAGTTCATCGTACTTGGTACGATTTTTGTTTTCCTGGCCCGACCCAAGCCCGTAAGCTCCGACCTATGATCAACTCTAATTATTCAAGGCTATTTTTTTGTGTTTAATTAGAATTATGTTTTGTCGATTCATTTCGGGTCAGGTGACTTCCAAGCTTGGGGTCATGTTTGGGCCAGGTCGGGTAAATTCGGTTTTTGGGTCACATATAGGAATTGTAGTCCAGGTCAATTTCGAATCTCAGGTAAGCCCTTTGAGTCGGATCAATCGAGTCGGGTCGTTTTGGCAGGTCTTAAGACTCTAAACCTTCCAAGTTCCAATGTTAGAATTTCTACCGACTGTATTAAAGATTTAAAGGGTTAATTTACGACCACACGACTTTATACTCGTCTTATTCTTACCCAAATTTCGCCCAAATTTTCAAGTTTCAATAATCGCGGATCTCACTAGCTACCATTACCATTTGTCAGCAAGGTTCGTCATCCCTAAACTCACCAATTTGCTTTGAATTTCATCTCTGTTATTATGTTTTAGTTATCTCGTATGTTTATCTATGTTTTTTTGTTTGCGTTATTAATTTCACAAATTTGGGTCAATTCAATTGAATCCAGAAATTGGGGGATCAATTCAATTTGAAAAGAGAGATTTGGGTGTTTATTTAATTGAGAAGAGAAGGGCGCCCTAGTCGCTTTACTTAATCTCTTTGTCTCGGCCggttgtttaccttttttattatTTGTGAATGAGTATTTtattcaaaggtaaacaaatgattgcgaGTTGGGACGGAGGGAATATTCGTTAATATTTCCCGTAGAACTATTGGTCAATGTTTAATTGAGCTAATACCTTGTCTGAAGACTATTTAAATCCTTGATTGATTCAAGAGAATTGATATGGGTGATGAAAGCGGCTGCCTTGTTAATATCCCAGAAGAGTTGGTTTCGGAGATTTTGTGTTACCTTCCTGTAAAATTGTTGATACGCTTCACAATTGTGTGCAAATCATGGTTGTGTCTCATTAGGAATAACCATTGTTTTGCCATGAAGAATTATCTTATTCGATGTACCTCATCGTCTAAAGTGTTGGACAATGCTGATTATATGTTTGACAATCTTGTGAAATCTGATAACCCGTGTTTGTACTCTTTCACTCAAGCAAAATCCTTCCGATTTTTGAAGAAATTTGAGTGTGTACCTAACGAGAAAATAGGGGTGTCTAACTCGTGTCATGGCATTATCTGCATTCATTTATTTCGGAAGTCTGAGATCTTCTTGTATAACCCGTCAATTCAAGAGGTCGTGTTGCTGCCACCATGCCCAAATAATGGAAAAAAAGCACTTGGCTTTGACCCCATTCAAAACGACTACAAGGTTGTCGCAATTGATTTCCCAAATACAGATAACTATCTTTGCAGGGTGAACCTGTACTCTTTGCGCCATGGACATTGGCGAAAACTATATACTAGTATATCTCTTCGTTGCACTCACGGAATAGAGGGGGATGGCGCTTCAAATGCCAATGGAAGAATATACAATTGGTTGTTTAATAAACAACACGGCATGGAAAAAAAGAAGCTAGGCTTGCTATCATTCGACATGACAGAGGAGGTATTGAAGGAGTTTCCGATGCCAAAATGTGAAGACCCTCATCTCCATGATCACGAGCTCTTATCCTCGACCAGATGGCAAGCTTGTCTTATCTGTCTCCCGAAAAGTTATTATTTCACTCATGGGTTTATTGATGTATGGGTACTCAAAGATTGGATTTGGAGCAAGGCGATTGTTATAAAATTTCCGGATCGTGAGCTTATGCAGCCCTCAAAGTTTTGGATAAACGACAATGAGTTATTTGTTAATGTAGAGAAAGGAAACACTATAGAAGTGTTTcattacaaccttgccaccaaaaAACTTAAGTTCACTGGACGCAAGGGGTCACTCTGGTGTTCAAGGGGTTATGTGGAGAGCCTAGTCTCATTGAAGCGTCTCATGTCGCTTCACCATGAAAGTAAACATGGTGAAGATGGCAAGCAAATTAATGATCAAGTCGAAGTAGCTTCTAAACAAGAAGACACTAGTCGATATGTTTTGCGTGAAGTTAGCAGAAAAGGTGTTCGCTGGTCTCAAACTTCAACTTGATCAAGGCATTCAAATGATATTTTCACAAATGAGTTTACACATGATACTGAGTTTGATGGGCTGGCCCATCACTTTGATCCGAATTGTTGGACGGGGCTCCAAGAGGATTATGTCCACTTCCCAGGTCTAGCATACAACCAGGTGGTGTACGATACGCGTCGAAGCCTGTTCTATGCCATGTTTGATGAAAGTGGGATCATGGCTTTCGATGTCTTAAGTGACAGGGGGCGGAGGTCTAAGATGGTGTTTAATATTCGTAAAGAGAATCTTGTTTATCGGCTCAAGCGTGCCTTTGAGGAACAAGGGAGTGAGGCCTTGAAGGATTTGAGAAACAGGTGCAAGGCGAGATATTACCTTGTATGCCTCGAGAATGGCGACCTTTTGTTAATTGTAAGGCACTATGAAATCCCAAAGGGGTCCATCCTGTGTAGTGTTCCTCACAAGACCCTTCATTTCGATCATGAATCCTCTTTATTTGAATTCTTAAGGGATTGTTAATTTAGTTAAGGACTCTCGATCAAGTTGAAAGCTCTTATGATATATATCAACTGTGAAACCTCTTCATTTGTAATTCTTAGTTCTTAAGTTAATGTGAGTTTAGTTTAGGACCCTTTGATCAAGTAGAAGTCACTGCCTACTAGAGCAGCACGAATCGACAAAGGATTGTATTAGCTTTAAACATGCTATTAACATAATTAGACTGTAACCATAATCTTAAACTTTTTTGAGAAACGTTAACAAATGACGCATAAATGTTCTCTTTTCAAATAATCCTTTTTTCATATCGTTCACGTTGAATcacataacaataacaataatggaATCGTCCGTTGATGTGCTTGTAGTGCATCTCTTACCAGTTGTGGTGTGTCCGGTTTTCCTACAAAATAAAGAACATTCTTTTTGAAAGAATTAACATCATCAAAACCCAATAATTCATCTAGAGGTTCGACTTACAAAAGAGTCcgcgaaacataattaaaattacaagcttCAAATAGAAAGATGATTACAAATAAGAGAATTCCGAGTGGACAATTTTGTGACTTTTGTTTCAGTTTTTGGGTACTGACTGACTACTGGCTTCcctaaacataattaaaataaattaCCCATGAACTAGTATGCAAGAAACAAGAAATGACATAAGAGGTGCACAGTAAAGTAAATACAGTAATTAACCTGACTAAAATTGAGAAAAAATTTACCTGCTTGATTGATTAGGATGTCGGTGAGATCGAGGGTTGTGAGGAGAGCGAGTGTGTATCGATAAAAATTTGGTTTTAAACAACAGGTCAACCGGACCATGCCTATCTATTGGAATATAGGAGTTAGTTATAGATATTATGTTATGATTAACTAACCACAGTTAGTTCGGGAAGTGAAGATCGGTTAAGAGTTTGTTATAAATATCAAacaaactcaattattgtaacgAATCAATAACAAATATACAAAGTTTCTTATTCAACTGTAATATACAAACATTATACTGCAATTGTTCTATATTCATATACATACAATCTATATTCATATATTCATCTTTTCTTCTCCGTATCTTCATCCTTCATTTCATATCTTCATCAGCAATCTTACAGCTTCCTTTGATCATCATGTTCACAGTCACCTGATTTACCTGATTCAATATGATATCAGTTTCTAGTCTTATGATTCTTGGATTTCTGGGTCTGTTTCTTGCTTGAATATATCAAGAAATAGAGGTATATCTTCATAAAAACGCTTCCGCACTTACTTTACAGTTCTTTCATAACTACAGTTCTTGATATCATTATTTTTTCTCATCTGTTATCATCATGTCTGAGATAACTTCTTGTGAAACCAATTTTGACTATTATAATGATCCATTATATTTGTCTTCTTCTGATCAACCAAATGCTACTTTATCTTCCTTTCTTTTTGAAGGTCATGGTTTCATGGCTTGGAAACGTGAGGTTCTTATATCTTTAGCAGTTAAGAACAAGGATGGTCTGTTAGATGCTACTTGTCCCATGCCTCCCTCTACTGACAAACGTCATAGACAGTGGAAGAGGTGTGATTTTATGGTCATGAGGTGGATATCAATTCATTGGATACGAAAATTAGGGAGAATTTTAAGTATGTGAGTACATCAAGAGATATTTGGTCTGAGttggttgagagatttggacaATCTAATGCTTTAGAAGTTTACCAGTTAACTAAAGATTTAGGAGATGTTGCACAAGCAAATCTTTCACTTGTTGAGTATTATAGTAAGATGAAGAATTTATGGGAGACCCTGGATTCTCTTGATCCATTACCTACATGCTCATGTGGCAAAATTGATTTGTGCTCATGTGCTTTGGTCAAGAAGATGATTGATAGGGAGAATAATGCCAAGATCATGCAATTTTTCATGAATTTGAACAGCAGTTATGATGGGGTACGTACACAGATCATATCTTTAGACCCATTGCCCTCTATCAACAAGGTCTTAGCCTTATTGCAGAAGATAGAAAGGCAATAACAGATCACTGAGACTATGTCCACCTTAACAGATTCTAGTGCTAATGCCAGTTTCAGGCAGCCTGATCAGAAAAAGGTTTTTCAgaataataaaaatgcagcatcTGGGTCTGTCAGTGATAAACATTGTGACCACTGCAATATGTTTGGACATACCAGAGAGACATGTTTTGGTTTAACTAAATGCCCACACTGTAACAAGACAGAGGTTTGACTATTATATAGACATGGGTTTTAATGTCCCATGTccattaaaatcataaataatGGACATATGTTTTCTAACGCAACTGATGTacatataattataaatacatCGGTTTTTTGCAAACGACCGATGTATATAATTTGTACATCAGTTTTCTAAATATTCAGATGTCCATCAACTgatgtccataacgagttttgtagtagtgcacAGAGATTCATCAGGCCAAGACTTTTAAGTACACTATAAGGTGTGGAACTCTTATAGCTCGAGGGAGAGCTAATATGTTCGCGAGAAGCGACATGGTCTCGCGGCGTTGAGACAGGGCCGTCCAACAGAAGATCGACAGCGACCCGGCGAGGTGGGTTGAGGCTTAATAGAGGCAACAAAAGCGGTTCATGGTAAGTCTGAAGACGGTCCGGTGTGGCACGCTGAGGTAGTGGATTCGGACCCCAATCCAGGGTATATATTGGATGCAGAAGAGTTTGGTACGCAAGTGTAGCACAAGCTCCGTGAGACACTTGGTCTGTCgtttaaggggaggttatcaagacttggtgaTGTGGGTGTCTAAAAAGTTGGGGTTGTAAAGTGAGGAGTTCTCCATAGAGGTCAAGTCTCGAGTCAAAGATGATGGTCcatggtttgaggggaggattgttagggtgcaaacccatatccccacatcggtagaataaaaaGATGGAagatctttataagtgtctacaaaaatataatagtacgaggccttttgggaaggagcccaagagtaaatccgtgagggcttggcccaaagcggacaatatcgcggacaatatcgtactattatgggttgtgaaTACAGATGCAACAGAGGCCCAACACAAAGTATTCACACTTCCGTACAACCGTATTAAATTTTttggaacctgttttttttttttttatggaacCTGTTTTGGTATTGGCGAACCTCGATTCGCAATAAAAATCTCACTACAAAATAGCATGGCCTCAAGTTTACTTAAATTTGATTGCCCCAAATAATGTAATAGATCACGTTTGAACTGGGTCTTATGGGAATGAAATATAAGGCTAGTTGTTTAGTGGGCTTGTTCCCACGGTTTGTCTTAAAAGCCCAAATTTATTGGCTTTAGACATGATCAAGTGGCCCAGACATGAAGGAGAAACCCGTCCCAAACCGCTTTTTTTATCGGGCTTGGGCTTTTGATATGCCCAATAAAGCCGGTGGCCAAGCTTGTATGAAGCCCAATGTATATGTGGCCGGGTATGGGCGAATCTTGTGACCCAATTTATGGTCCGGTTCAACACAAAATATATTCtacaaataaaaaaattacaGATTACAATAATGCATAAACAGAGGAGGATGAATTGATGATACAACCTAATGGGAGAAATTAAGTTAAAATGAACTTTAAAGCGTGAGTTAATTTGGTTTTGAACCCTACTTTAAAAATATTCAAAAAATAAACTACACTTAAATTACAATTTGCAAATGGTAGTGTTAGAGctttcatttcttttcttgaatGATTACAAAACTTACTTGAAACTCTTTTTTAGCATTGTATATTGTCATATGATTATTTAATTCACATAATTTTGATTCATATTTTGCATAGAAACAAAGGTTTGAGATGGTGACACCCTTACTTACCAGTTGAGATACAAACATTGACCCAAAAATGACCTGGACCCGAAATAATCCGATCGGTTTGACCCGAGAATGACCCTCTCCTTGAAGATTAATGGCTCTATAAAAGGTTTCTTCAAAGGCAAGAGTGGGATAAGGCAGGGAGATCCTCTCTCGCCCTACCTTTTTGTCCTCAGTATGGAAATTCTTTCTAGACAACTAAGGGCAATAAGTAGCAAGCCTCAGGTTTCCTATCATCCTAAGTGCTCTAAGATGCAACTCACTCATCTCATCTTTGCAGATGATCTGATGATATTCACAAGAGGAGATGTACCATCAGTTCAAGCCGTCACTGAGGTTCTAAATAAATTTGGTGCTTGGTCAGGATTGATAGCAAATAAAGAAAAAACTAATATTTATTTTGGAGGGACACATGACAATGTTAAGGCTGCTATTCTGAGCAACACAGGTTATACCGAAGGATTTTTTTCCTTCAGATACTTGGGAATTCCTATGGATACCACAAGACTCACTAAGGATAGTTTTGGAGACTAAAGTGCAAGGAGCCATTCATTACTTAAGTGGATCTGGTTGCTTGATAGACCTAATTCGAGTCTCTGGGCAAATTGGATCCAACACTATTGCCTTCAGTCTGAAAGTATCTGGACTGTTGTTGCTAAAGAAAGATTTTCTGAGTCTTTCGGAGGCATCTTAGCTGCTAGAGACCACTGCATTAATCTGGCAGGAGGGGATATCTGAAGCTAAAGCTCCTATTAATAGTTGTCACTAATAGACTTTATTCAATGGAGAAGGCTTATAATCTCCTGCGAATTCACTATCCATGCCAGGACTGGGCAAGAGCACTCAAGAGTAGTTTTATTCTTCCTAAGCAAAGGGTTATAGCTAGCATTGCATTGGAAAAAAAATTGGCTACTTTGGACAATTTATCAGCTCGAGATATGATCATGGTTAATAGGTGTTTTTTGTGTAAGAATGCGCAAGAGACCCATGAACACCTGTTCATATCTTGTCCTTTTTCTGAAAGCATTTGGCTATCACTTAAGAGATGAATGGGTTTGGGGAACAAAGTTGGGGATCTTCATACTGAGATGGACAGGAATCTCCATCGAAGATACATATCTCCTTGGATGAAGCATTAGTTTCAATGTTCTTTTGCAGCTACCATTTATAGCATATGGATGGAGCGGAATTCACGTATATTCTCCAGCAGAACAGTGGAACCTGATCCCATTGTCCAGCAGATCAAATACATAGTGGCAGTTCGAATGTTAGCCAAATATCATACGAATAT contains:
- the LOC141586284 gene encoding F-box/kelch-repeat protein At3g23880-like encodes the protein MGDESGCLVNIPEELVSEILCYLPVKLLIRFTIVCKSWLCLIRNNHCFAMKNYLIRCTSSSKVLDNADYMFDNLVKSDNPCLYSFTQAKSFRFLKKFECVPNEKIGVSNSCHGIICIHLFRKSEIFLYNPSIQEVVLLPPCPNNGKKALGFDPIQNDYKVVAIDFPNTDNYLCRVNLYSLRHGHWRKLYTSISLRCTHGIEGDGASNANGRIYNWLFNKQHGMEKKKLGLLSFDMTEEVLKEFPMPKCEDPHLHDHELLSSTRWQACLICLPKSYYFTHGFIDVWVLKDWIWSKAIVIKFPDRELMQPSKFWINDNELFVNVEKGNTIEVFHYNLATKKLKFTGRKGSLWCSRGYVESLVSLKRLMSLHHESKHGEDGKQINDQVEVASKQEDTSRYVLREVSRKGVRWSQTST
- the LOC141587504 gene encoding uncharacterized protein LOC141587504, yielding MEEDLTDLRNGVPFPLIQSSVSCSRSHIYVDAAWSKEFAAGFGGCILFDNDIVSEFCIKGMAENAEQAEALAIREALKWALSRNILHINIFSDCLQVLAQVLRFSQLKHWTRNTIDDITDLAANFHCISFAYVPRICNKAAHRIAKRAINM
- the LOC141587505 gene encoding uncharacterized protein LOC141587505; the protein is MSEITSCETNFDYYNDPLYLSSSDQPNATLSSFLFEGHGFMAWKREVLISLAVKNKDGLLDATCPMPPSTDKRHRQWKRENFKYVSTSRDIWSELVERFGQSNALEVYQLTKDLGDVAQANLSLVEYYSKMKNLWETLDSLDPLPTCSCGKIDLCSCALVKKMIDRENNAKIMQFFMNLNSSYDGVRTQIISLDPLPSINKVLALLQKIERQ